Within Thermoanaerobaculia bacterium, the genomic segment TGGCCTCAAGTTCACCGTTCGATTCGACCACCGTCCCCGAAACGGGAGCATACAGATCCGACACAGCTTTTACCGATTCGATCGTGCCCATCGTTTCCCCGCGGGAGACCGTTTCCCCGTCGGAAGGAAGCTCGACGAAAACGACATCACCCAGCTGTTCCTGAGCATAGGTTGTGATTCCGAAACGGACCTTACCGTCCTCAAGTTCGACCCACTCGTGTGTTGTGGTGTACTTACGTTCGGCCATTACCATCCTCCTTATCAGGATTTTTGACGTTTATAGAACGGCATGGGGACAACACGGGCCTTCAGCCTGCGTCCCCGGATATCGATCAGGATTTCCGTACCGGGTTCGGTATGTGCGACGGGAACATAGGCCATTCCCATGGCCTTTCCGACAAACGGCAATTGCGTACCCGACGTAACCTCGCCGGTGACCTCATCTCCGATTACAACGGGGTATCCATGCCGGGCGATACCTTTGTCGATCATCTCAAACCCGACAAGTTTCCGTGTGATCCCCGTTTCCTTCTGTTCCTGCAGGGCCGGACGGCCGATAAAGTCTCCCTTATCTATTTTGACGATCCAGTCCAAACCGGCTTCCCACGGCGTGTGGGCATCGTCGATGTCGTTACCGTAGAGCGCCATGCAGGCTTCCAGACGGAGCGTATCCCTGGCGCCAAGGCCGCACGGTTTCAAACCCTGAGATTTCCCGTGGGTGAAGAGTTCCCGGTAAATGGGGGCCGCATCCTCCGGGGAGCAGTAAATCTCGAACCCATCCTCACCGGTGTATCCGGTCCGGGAAACAATCGCTTCCCGTCCGATTACCTTTGCTATGGTAAATCGGTAGTATTTGACGGCAGGAAGATCGGCCTCCACCATGGGCTGCAGAATGGCCTCCGTATTGGGTCCCTGGACGGCAATCTGTGCATACGCCGCGCAGCGGTCCTCAATGACCGCGCCCATCGGATTGTGATCCCGCATCCATTGAATGTCCTTCGGGGCGTTGGCGGCGTTGATCACGAGAAAAAAGTGGTCCTCCGCCAGCATGTAGACCAGAAGATCATCGACAAATGTTCCCCGTTCGGTCAGCATGGACGTGTAGTGCGCCCGTCCCACGGATAATTTGGACACATCGTTGGTGGTGATGGATTGGACAAATTCAAACGCTTCGGGTCCCTTCACTTCCACTTCCCCCATATGCGACACATCGAAGACCCCCGCAGCCGTCCGCACCGCCATGTGCTCATCGACTAGACCGGAAAATTGGACCGGCATCATAAAGCCCGCAAATTCCACCATCCGGCCGCCGAGTCGTACCTGTTCTTCAAACAACGGCGTATGGTTCACGCGTACCCCCCTTCGGTTCTCCTGGACATTCTTGTGAAAGTTACCACAACCTTTCATGACCCCTGTGACGGGTCTTCCATTTTACCACTTCAGAGCAAGTTCCTCCATCTGTTGTTGATCAGGAAAATTTGATTCAAAAAACGTTGCGAACGAAGTCGATATAGAGAACAACCACCATGAGCGTAATCAGCAGGTAAAAGCCGGTTGTCAGGACTCTTTCCTTCAGCTTGAGCGGCAGTTCCCTTCTTCGGACACCTTCAATCAGAAGGATCAGAAGATAGCCGCCGTCCAATACAGGGATGGGCAGAAGGTTAAAGATTCCCAGCTGGAGGGAGATCCGGCCGAGCAGATTTATAAAATCGTTGAATCCGCTGCGGAGGGCCTCTCCGGAGTAGCGGGCGATATCGATGGGACCACTCATCTGTCTAAGCGAACCGCGTCCACGCAGAAGACGCTGAACAATCTTTAGCGCCAAGGTCGCGTCACGAATGTTCTCCTTGATAGAGATCTTAAGAGCGGAGATGAGGGCGTAGCGCCGGATCGTGAAGGCTCCTTCGTCCAGCCGATACATGATCCCCATGAGTCCGCGGCCATCCTGCTCACCCAGGGTCACATCCAGAGTCTGCGTATTTGAACCTCTCTGGATTTCGAGAGAAATCGTTTCATTGGGGAGGGAGGACACCATATCGGAAAAGCGGCTGTAGGTAACCCGCTCACCGTTCAGGGCCAGAATCCGGTCTCCCGGCTTCACACCGGCCATGTCCGCGGGCCCGCCGGCCGTGACCTGATCGATCACGGGATAGATGGCCGGACTGACGCCTACCCATCCGAGATCATAGTTCCCTACCTTTTCAATCGTCAGGGGCAGGGTCAGAGGCTCTCCATTCCGCTCCACCGTAACCGGAATCGTGTCTCCTCCCAGAATAACCGACTGCATCTGAAATTCTTCCCAGGTTTGAATCCGTTTGTTTCCCAGGGCCTCGATCCGGTCTCCGATCTGAAACCCGGCCTGAACAGCAGGCGAATCGGGAAAGATGTACTCGATGACCGGCGGTTCATTGAGATAGGCGGGGGCTTCGACACCCACCATGTAGACCCCTGCGATGAGCAGGAGGGCCAGAAGAATATTCATTCCGGGGCCTGCCAGAAGAATCAGGGCCCGCTGCCATCGTTTTCCCCGGAGCTGGGGTTCGTCCCCCGAGACGATGGAGGATTCATCGTATCCCATTCCAAGGATCTTTACATAGCCTCCCAGGGGAATGGCAGAAAGACGAAATTCCACATCCCTCCACTGTTTGTAAAGCAATTTTTTTCCAAAACCGATGGAAAATACCGGCGTGGGGAACTTAAACAAACGGGCCATGAGAAAATGGCCCAGCTCGTGGATTGTGATCAGGATTCCAATGGCAACCAGAAAGGCAAGCAGGCTAGTGATGTAAGTCATTGTAATGATATCAACCTTTAGAATTTCTGTTCTATTTCCTCTCGTGCTGTCCGGCGGGCCCAGGCAGCAGCCCGGGTCACATCATCCAGAGTCGAGAGTCCGAAGGGCTCATGGCGCGAGAGAACGCCTTCCAGAACCCTGGAAATCGCGGGGAACGAGATTCGACGATGCAGGAAGGCGTCCACAGCCTCTTCGTTTGCTGCGGAAAGAACGGCGGGGGCGCTTTCTCCCATCTTGAGAGCGGCGTATCCCAATGCCAGTGCCGGATAGCGTCCCGGTTCGGGTGGGAGAAATTCCAGGCTGCCGAGCGTGGAGAGATCGAGGTAACCCGGCGGCGTGGGAAGGCGCTCCGGATAGGTCAGAGCATACTGGATGGGGTAGACCATATCGTTGGGGGAAAGCTGGGCGAGAAGGGTCCCGTCGCTGAATTCAACCATGGCGTGAACCAGGCTCCTGGGCTGAATGAGTACGTTGATATATTCAGGTTCGACACCAAAGAGAAAGTGGGCTTCAATCACTTCCAGGGCCTTGTTGACCATCGTTGCGCTATCAATGGTAATCTTCGGCCCCATCGCCCACGTGGGGTGGGCCAGCGCTTCGTCGACGGTAATGGAATCAAAGGTGTCCAGGGCACGGGTCCGGAATGGACCTCCGGATGCGGTCAGAACCAGCCGCCGCACCTCGCTGGATTTTCCACTCCGCAGGGCCTGATGAAGGGCCGCGTGTTCCGAATCGACGGGAAGGAGGGGAACACCCAGCCGGGTAAAGAGAGGGCCTGCCATCACGAGAGATTCCTTGTTGGCCAGAGCGATGGGTCGTCCAGCCTTTGCCGCGGCATAGGTGGATCGGAGCCCGGCCTCCCCTACGATGGCGGCCACGACAAGGTCAACGTCATTATGAAGGGCCGCGTTTTCCACGGCACGGGGGCCGGATTCGACCGTTACTTCCGGACAGGACGATTTCACCCGTTCCGCAGTTTCCGGATCCCCCATGGCGACATAGGAAGGATGAAACTCCTGAATGATAGAGATTGCCAGTTCGGCATTTCTTCCTGCGGCGATCGAGGTGATGGAGAAACGGTAGGGGTGGGCCCGGACCACCTTGAGTGTGCTTTGCCCGATACTTCCCGTGGCACCAAGCAGCGCAAGCCGTTTCATGAGAGCGTCAGAAGGTAAAAGAGAGGAATGGCAGACCAGAAGAGGCTGTCCGTTCGATCCCAGAAACCCCCATGTCCCGGAAAGAAGGTTCCGCTGTCCTTGACTTGAAAAACCCGCTTCCAGAGCGACTGAGAAAGATCACCAAAGAAAGCAGTCAATCCGACAGTGATCCCACCCAGGCCGGCCCAGTATGGGAAGAAACGGGGTTCGAACATCCTCGCCCAGGCCATGGTCACTATGAGACAGGTAAGGACGAGGGCCAGCGTTCCCGCAACTGTTTTATTGGGACTTACGCGGGGAGAAATCTTTCGTTTCCCGAAATGTTTCCCCACATAGTAGGCTGCGCTGTCCCCCACCCAGACCAGGACCAGCAGGAGGAGTATGGTCTTAATCCCCTCCGAGGATCCGAACTCCGATCGCAATCGCATCAAGTAAGATGCGGGAATCCCGATCAAAAGGGGCAGAACCGTCATCATCAAATGGCTCTGGTACCTGTGTTCGAGGTCTCCTGAAACCAGGAGAACTGCAATGGCTGGAAGTAATGTCTGAACGAGGAGCAGGGGAAGAAGGGGCCAGTTCAGCACCATGCCCCCCATCCACATCCACGCAAGGGGAAGGGCGAGCCACACCAGATAGCTTTTCTGGCGCAGCTGAAAGATCCTGCAGACTTCAGCCAGGGCGATGCTGGCGGCTGCCGCTGCCAACCCCATGAAGGCCCAGGGCGGGGCAAGGATAAGGATGGCGAGAATGACGGGGATTCCAACTAGAGCTGTCAGCTCACGCTTCATTGTCGATCCCGCCAAACCTTCGTTCCCGCGTGGAGAATGCTTCCAGTGCCTGCTGGAGGTGCC encodes:
- the gcvH gene encoding glycine cleavage system protein GcvH, producing the protein MAERKYTTTHEWVELEDGKVRFGITTYAQEQLGDVVFVELPSDGETVSRGETMGTIESVKAVSDLYAPVSGTVVESNGELEASPELVNQDPYGKGWLVVVDPSDAGELEGLMDEASYATFVAEEKEKEH
- the gcvT gene encoding glycine cleavage system aminomethyltransferase GcvT → MNHTPLFEEQVRLGGRMVEFAGFMMPVQFSGLVDEHMAVRTAAGVFDVSHMGEVEVKGPEAFEFVQSITTNDVSKLSVGRAHYTSMLTERGTFVDDLLVYMLAEDHFFLVINAANAPKDIQWMRDHNPMGAVIEDRCAAYAQIAVQGPNTEAILQPMVEADLPAVKYYRFTIAKVIGREAIVSRTGYTGEDGFEIYCSPEDAAPIYRELFTHGKSQGLKPCGLGARDTLRLEACMALYGNDIDDAHTPWEAGLDWIVKIDKGDFIGRPALQEQKETGITRKLVGFEMIDKGIARHGYPVVIGDEVTGEVTSGTQLPFVGKAMGMAYVPVAHTEPGTEILIDIRGRRLKARVVPMPFYKRQKS
- the rseP gene encoding RIP metalloprotease RseP; amino-acid sequence: MTYITSLLAFLVAIGILITIHELGHFLMARLFKFPTPVFSIGFGKKLLYKQWRDVEFRLSAIPLGGYVKILGMGYDESSIVSGDEPQLRGKRWQRALILLAGPGMNILLALLLIAGVYMVGVEAPAYLNEPPVIEYIFPDSPAVQAGFQIGDRIEALGNKRIQTWEEFQMQSVILGGDTIPVTVERNGEPLTLPLTIEKVGNYDLGWVGVSPAIYPVIDQVTAGGPADMAGVKPGDRILALNGERVTYSRFSDMVSSLPNETISLEIQRGSNTQTLDVTLGEQDGRGLMGIMYRLDEGAFTIRRYALISALKISIKENIRDATLALKIVQRLLRGRGSLRQMSGPIDIARYSGEALRSGFNDFINLLGRISLQLGIFNLLPIPVLDGGYLLILLIEGVRRRELPLKLKERVLTTGFYLLITLMVVVLYIDFVRNVF
- the dxr gene encoding 1-deoxy-D-xylulose-5-phosphate reductoisomerase; its protein translation is MKRLALLGATGSIGQSTLKVVRAHPYRFSITSIAAGRNAELAISIIQEFHPSYVAMGDPETAERVKSSCPEVTVESGPRAVENAALHNDVDLVVAAIVGEAGLRSTYAAAKAGRPIALANKESLVMAGPLFTRLGVPLLPVDSEHAALHQALRSGKSSEVRRLVLTASGGPFRTRALDTFDSITVDEALAHPTWAMGPKITIDSATMVNKALEVIEAHFLFGVEPEYINVLIQPRSLVHAMVEFSDGTLLAQLSPNDMVYPIQYALTYPERLPTPPGYLDLSTLGSLEFLPPEPGRYPALALGYAALKMGESAPAVLSAANEEAVDAFLHRRISFPAISRVLEGVLSRHEPFGLSTLDDVTRAAAWARRTAREEIEQKF
- a CDS encoding phosphatidate cytidylyltransferase, giving the protein MKRELTALVGIPVILAILILAPPWAFMGLAAAAASIALAEVCRIFQLRQKSYLVWLALPLAWMWMGGMVLNWPLLPLLLVQTLLPAIAVLLVSGDLEHRYQSHLMMTVLPLLIGIPASYLMRLRSEFGSSEGIKTILLLLVLVWVGDSAAYYVGKHFGKRKISPRVSPNKTVAGTLALVLTCLIVTMAWARMFEPRFFPYWAGLGGITVGLTAFFGDLSQSLWKRVFQVKDSGTFFPGHGGFWDRTDSLFWSAIPLFYLLTLS